DNA from Candidatus Woesearchaeota archaeon:
TGAAAAAAACGCCTGCCTTGGTGCCGAAGGCATAGAAGCACAAAAACGACGTAAGGGTAATAAGCTCAATTGCAACCACGCGGTTCTGGAAATACATCCATACCAGCGCGATGAACGCGTTCAGCGCAAGAAACACCGCCATAACCATTATTTTTTTGAAAAACAGCAGCACGCCAATGCCGAGCAGCACAAGAATAATCCATTTGATATACTGCTTGAAAAAGTCTTTGATGAAAGTGCCGATTTTTTTCATGGAACAAAGAAAGAGGCCGAAGTATTTATGTATTGTGGAAAAACTTTATTAAACACACTATGTTCCACCTAGTATGCCCATCCCCACCCTCACCGTCCTCGCCATCCTTGTCATTGCTCTCATCTTCCTCGCCATCGGCTATTTCTTGGGCCAGAAAATCGGTGCCCATGTTGCCAACAAAAAGTGGGAAAACAAGCTCGGTGACATCCGGAATGATGCTATCAAGCGCTCCCGTGCCGTGTTGTCCGGCCAGTTCACCGAACAGCTCGCCCCCTATCTGCCAAACTTTGTACACTCCCCGTCAGAGGTGCGATTCATCGGCAAGCCAGTTGATTTTATTGTCTTCAAAGGAATGGATGAACAGAACATCAGCGAAGTGGTGTTTGTCGAGGTAAAAACCGGCACGTCAAAACTGAATAACCAGCAGAAAAACTTGAAAGAAACCATCCAGAAAAAACGCGTGCGATGGGAAGAATATAACCCAACGAACAAATAATTAATTCTTTCCAGTCGTCAAATATTTATACGCTTCCAGCGCAGCGGTTGCGCCCATGCCGGCTGAAATAACGGTCTGTTTGTAGGGCGTGATGGTCATATCGCCAGCCGCAAACAGTCCTGGTGTTTTTGTTTTGCAGTGAAGGTCAACAACAATTTCGCCGGCAGGGTTCGTTTCAACCAGCCCGGCAACTAAGGAGCTGTCGGTTTCGTAACCGATCTCAATAAACACGCCTTGCACTGAAAGCTCTTTTCGTTTTTTTGTGGTGGCGTCCTCAACAACAAGGGCGTTGACAAATTTTTCTCCCTTGATTTCAACCGGAGCGTGGTTGAGGAGTTCAGTTATTTTCTTTTCCTTGCGCATTTTTTGCACGGTGACTGGATCCGCACGATATTCGCCACGACGGTGGACAATGAATACTTTTTTCGCAATGGTTGCCATTTCAAGCGCCGCCTCAACCGCAGCATTGCCGCCGCCGATAATGACAACATCCTTGTTCGGAAACAGCGGGCCATCGCAGGTCGTGCAGGTTGTTGCGCCGCGGCCCATCCATTCCTTTTCACCGTGGATGTTGAGCTTGCGCTGTTTTCTGCCGAACGTGAGAATGACGGATTTGGTGGTTAGTTTGGTGCCATCTTCAAGAAGAACTGAGAAGCCATTTTTTTCTCTCGTAACCCGAGTCGCTTTTTCCGAAAGCACTTCGGCGCCCCAGGTCTTTGCCTGTTTTTCGAAAATGTTCATCAGCGCAGTGCCTGTGCCTTTTTCATAGCCAGGATAATTCTGGATATCATTGGTCAGCGTTGTTTCGCCGCCCGGCCGTGGGCCAACCAGAAGAACTGTTTTGAGCATTTTTCTGCCAGTGTACATCGCTGCAGTCATGCCTGCAGCGCCACCGCCGACGATAACCACGTCGTATACTGCTCCTTTTTTTGGTGCCATGCCACCTGTGCAGGTGGCAGGCTTTATTAAGTTTATTTTTTTAATTACTCCAAACAAGTTGAGCAAACCTTTATAAACGAGGGGCTTTTTTGAACGTACTATGGGAACAAAGGCAAAAAAAGCAGACGAGACCACCGCATCAAACTCACCAAACTCTGATGCAGTGCTGAACAGCCCGCCTGCCATGAACATCGGCCTTGTTGGCCACGTTGACCACGGCAAAACCACGCTCACCGAACGGCTTTCGGGAAAGTGGACTGACACGCATTCTGAAGAATTAAAACGCGGAATCACCATACGCCTCGGATATGCTGATGTCATTATTCGAAAATGCCCAACGTGCCCTGAACCAAGAGGGTACACCACTAAGGAAACCTGCCCTGCATGCAATGGTCCCACAGTTCCGGTGCGCAAGATAAGTATCGTTGATGCACCGGGCCACGAGAGCCTCATGGCAACCATGCTCGCCGGCGCAACCATTATGGACGGTGTACTCTTGCTTGTTGCGGCAAATGAAACCTGCCCCCAACCGCAAACCCGCGAGCACCTTATGGCGCTGACCATTATGGGCATAAAAAATGTTATTGTCGTCCAGAATAAAATTGACCTGATTAAACACGACGCTGCGGTCAAAAATTACCAGGAGATTAAGGCATTTCTGAAAGGAACGCCGTTTGAAAACGCTCCGATTCTTCCGGTTTCGGCAAAACATAACGTCAATATCGATGTGCTTCTGCACCACATTATCACGGTGCTTACGGTACCGAAACGTGATGAAACAAAAGAGCCGCTTCTCTATGTCGCACGTTCCTTTGATATCAACAAGCCGGGCAGCGACCCTGAAAAAGTAGTGGGCGGTGTGCTCGGCGGCGCGCTTGCACAGGGAAAACTAAAAAAAGGCGAAATGGTAGAAATTCGCCCGGGCAGAAAAATCGAAAAAGAAAATAAAGTTATCTATGAGCCCTTGACGACCAGTATTTCTGAATTGAAAACGGGCGGCACAAGCGTTGAGGACATAAAGCCCGGCGGCTCGGTCGGTGTCATGACAACGCTTGACCCGAGTATTGTCAAATCAGACGCACTTGCGGGCAATGTGGTTGGACGGCCGGGAAACATGCCGCCGGTCTGGTACGACGTGACACTTGATGTCAAATTACTCAAGCGAGTGGTCGGTGCAAAAATCGCAGAAGAAGTTGACCCGCTCCGCATGGGTGAACCGCTCATGCTGAATGTCAATGCCGCAGCAACCGTCGGCGTGATTACAGAGCTTAGCAAAAACAAATGTGTCTGCAAATTAAAAATTCCCGTGTGTGCTGACGTTGGGCAACGCATTACAATCTCACGCAGAATGGCAAACCGATTCCGACTCATCGGCTTCGGTGTGATTAAAGGATAGAATTAATCAAATCGCGTGTTCCAGCGGTACCAGCTCGATGAGATGCACGCAACAACCGAAGAAACAATCGTGCCGGGCACCACAAAATTTCTGATAAGATCAAGCATTGCAGTGATAGTTACCCCCTTGTCAACTGTCATCAGCGCACCGAGAAAGCCACCAATCATGCCGCCCAAGAAACCAAGCCATGCGCCGGCAACAATGCTTGTTTTCGTCGGGCCGATGAAACTCAGCGCCGCTTCTTTGCATTTTTTTACCGACAACAAGCCGGCCCATGCGGCAATAAATACCAGCACAGCCCATTGGACGTAGGATGTGAAAAACAACTGGAGAAACGCAAGCCGCTCATACACCATGACCGGCACACTCAACGCGTTGTAAAAGATGATAAGAAGTAAGGGAACGCGGATGATGTCGAGATAGATGCGCAAGCGAAGGTCCATAGTTCCTCTTTTTTAATTCTTAGGGGTGTTATTGTTTTTAAATGTTGCCACAAATTATTTAAAGAAAAAGAGTGTTCTAAAGGGTATGACAACCGACATCAGCCATCCCGTACGGAATGCGTTTCAGGAACTGGGGCACCGAGCACGCGTTGCGGCGACCAGCGCCTATGTTGCGCTTCCTTTTCTGATGGCGAGTGTGCCGAGTGTTGCGTATGGGCATGAGACAGGAGAGGCGCATTCGCATATAGGTGATCATTGGGTAGCGGTTAGTATTGCCGCAGGTCTTGCCGGTACAGTTATCTATAAGGGGACTAATTACGCTACGAGAGCTCGTTCACCGACTGCCCGATTTGTTGCTCATGCAGCCACTGTAGCCACTCTTAGTGCTATGGCCATTGCTGCAAATTATTTGTAAATTAATGAGAGAATTTTTTCTTTCACAACCCAATATTTCCCATAACCTTCTCCTTGTCAAACAATTGCTTTAAATAGAAAAAGAGTTTGTGTTCTGGTATGCCCTACACTCTTGTTTTTGATGAGGTGATGAAAAAACAGCTCGTCAAAGCGGCAAAGAACCAGCAGCTGAAAGAAATGTTGACGGCTATGTTTGACGAAATTGAGCAAAAGGGTCCTGACGCTGGTGTGCTCGTTGATTCTCATTTGTTTATCTATGAAATGAAGAGCAAACATCCGCCCGTTCGGCTCTATTTCAAACATCACCTTGCGACAAACGAAATGTATGTTTTTGAGTTTGAAATGAAAACAAGCCCTAAAAAACAAAAAAAGACGATTAACAAACTACGGTTTAAGGCAGGAAATCTTTAGAATCCGACATCTTTTCGGGTGAACTTTTTTCCGTCAGCAAGATTTCGCTCAAATTCACATAACCGCTGGTATAATGAGGTCTGGCGAAGTGTTTCAAGCTCGGTCTGCATCTGCTTATATTCCTGTTTTGGAATAGTTACTGTTTCCATATTATATAAGAATGTTCATCTTCTTTATATACTTTTCGCCACCAAAAAGTATATAAAAGCATGTTAGTTTCTCATAAAAATGGACATCGGCCAAAGAACAATAGAAATTGCACGCGACGTTGGACACCGTGTACAACAGGCAGCAACAAGCGCCTATGTTACACTTCCGATTCTGATGGCGAGTGCACCGAGTGTTGCGTATGGGCATGAGACGGGACAGGCGCATCAACATCCGGTTTCACCGTATGAACTTGTATTCTTAATCGGAGGCATTAGTTTAGGAACAGATCTTATCAAACTTGGTTGCACATCTGATTATAATAGAAAATCTGCTGGAGCGTGCATTAGTACAGGAGTTGCTTTGCTTGTTGGAACACTAGCATATGCTTCATCGCATTAAGAAATAAGTCACAGCCCAATACTTCCCATAACCTTCTCTTTATCAAACACTTCCAAATCATCGTACTTCTGGCCAGTGCCAAAATAAGAAATTGGTTTCTTGGTGATGTACGAAACAGAGAGCGCTGCACCACCTTTTTCATCAACATCTGCCTTTGTCAGAATGATACAATCAAATGAAATCGCCTCATTAAACGTCCGTGCCTGTTCAACGCAGTCGTTGCCCGTGATGCTTTCGCCGACAAAAATCTTGAGGTCAGGTTTCGCAACCCGCACAATTTTTTTCATTTCGTCAATCAGGTTGGTGTTGCTGTGCATCCGGCCGGCGGTGTCAATCAGCACAACGTCAATGCTTTTTGCGTGGGCGTATTTTACCGCGTCGAATGCGACGGCAGCAGGATCCGCACCATAATCGTGCTTGATAACTTTGACGCCCAGCTTTTCGCCGTGCTCCTCAAGCTGCTGAATGGCAGCGGCACGGAACGTATCCGCAGCCGCAATGACAATTGTCAGATTATGTTTCTTCAACAAGTGCGCCAGTTTTGCAATCGTGGTTGTTTTTCCGCTGCCGTTGATGCCGACGAACGAAATGATGAATGGCTTTTCTTTTTTCTGCTTGATGCGAGCGAACAAATCAATAGAAGGGAGGTCAAAAAGGTCTGATACAGAGTGTTTGAGTGTTTTCTGGATATGCTCTTCAAGTTTGCCACGCGGGATGCGTTGTGCCACGAGACTTTTTTTCAGGTCATCGCGGATTTTGTCGATGACTTCGACCGCGACGTTGTTTTCCAAGAGCGCAATTTCAAGATCGCTAAAGACGTCTTCAAATTTGTCGTCTGACAGCGTGGTGGTCGTGATGGATTCTTTGAAGCGGGTGAAAAAGCCTTTTTCTTTGGATACTTCTTCGGTTTCTTCAGATTCTTTTGGTTCTTCTTCACGCTCTTCTGATTCAGCTTCTTCCTCTTCTTCAGATTCTTCTTGTTCTCCTTCTTCAGCTTTTGTTGGTTCTTCTTTTTCTTCTTTAAAGATGCTTTCTTTCAGCCGTGAGAAAAATCCTTTCTTTTCTTCTTTTGGAGTTTCTTTTGTTTCTTCAGCAACTTCTTTTTCTTTTGGCAGTTCTGTGATTTCTTCAAGTAGTGCTTGTTTTTGTTCTTCTTGTACTGGTTTTTCTTTTTGAGGTTTTTTCTCTTTTTTAATTTTTATCAGCGTTTCTTTTTTCTGCCCCTTTATGTTTTCTTTTGCCTTTTCCTTTGTTGCCGGCTTTTTTTCTGTTTTCTTTTCTTTTTTTTCTATAGTTTTCTCTGATTTTTCATCTACGTCTTGTGTAAACTTTTTCAGCGCGTCCTTCAGTTTATCTTTTAGAAATCCGAACATTATTCTTCACTCTGTGCCAGGGCCCGAAGCTCTTTCTGCATGCCAGTGAGATGGTGGCGAATCAGCTGCACTTGTTCAGCGAGCTGCATTTTTGCCGTGCCGATTTCATTGATTTGGTCTTGAATCAATTTGATGGTGTCAGGAATGGTCTTCGCCACAGCGATGTTTGCACCAACATTGACGAGCAGTTTTTCCGGTTCTTTGACACTAGCACGCATGAACACACCGCCGGAGACTGGAACAAACACATCGGTTCCTGATTTTACGGTGGTGAGCTCTTCAAGCCCGTCTTTCACGCCGGACAATTCAGTTAATTGGCCATCAAATGTCTCAATTTGTTTTTCAAATTGCTGCATCTGCTGAAGGAGCATTTTGAGGTGCATGAATTTTTTTTGGGTTTCTTCTTTGGTTTCCAGTTTTGGTTGGGATTGTGGTTCTTTGCTCATTGGTTCACCTTGAGGTACCCGAGCGCTTCGTCGGCATTCGTGATTTCAGGTCCACCGCTGGCGTCGCTGGCGACAAACCCTTTGCTGTTGGCGATGATGCCTGAGCGCACGTACGGGCTTGCCATGCTCATGGTGCCGGTCTGGCAGGAGATGCCGAGCAGTGTTTCAACTTCTTTAATTTCTTCTTCAGTTGCATCACGGTGGATAAGGCATCCTTGATTGGTAGCAACTGCGCATGAGCCGACGACCGTGAGGCCTGCAATGGTTCCAGGGTGGAGTGGGACATTGAGCGCCTGCCGAATTTCTTTTTTGGTGTCAGCGCCAAAATCAGTGCTGGCGAGGCAGCCGGTGTCGTTACAGAGCACCAAGTTGCCCAATGCAGTAAGCTTTGAGTTTATAACCTTTACGTTGATACCCAACGATTTCAGGTAGTCGACTTCTTCAGGAAATGCGATTTTTGGAACGAGCAGGCAATTGTTGTTGCCGGCGCAAAAAACCCCGACAAGGGACGTGCCGCATATTCTGATGGTGTACGCAGGCACCTGCAACGCTGCGCTGATTTTTCGCACGAGGTGTGGAGGAACATCAGCACCGAGAAGACAATAGGTGTCAGTTGCAAAGCCATACAGGCCAATGTTCGGGTTGCCCTCCACTGAGGCGACAACAATGTGTTTAGTGAG
Protein-coding regions in this window:
- a CDS encoding Holliday junction resolvase-like protein; amino-acid sequence: MPIPTLTVLAILVIALIFLAIGYFLGQKIGAHVANKKWENKLGDIRNDAIKRSRAVLSGQFTEQLAPYLPNFVHSPSEVRFIGKPVDFIVFKGMDEQNISEVVFVEVKTGTSKLNNQQKNLKETIQKKRVRWEEYNPTNK
- a CDS encoding FAD-dependent oxidoreductase → MAPKKGAVYDVVIVGGGAAGMTAAMYTGRKMLKTVLLVGPRPGGETTLTNDIQNYPGYEKGTGTALMNIFEKQAKTWGAEVLSEKATRVTREKNGFSVLLEDGTKLTTKSVILTFGRKQRKLNIHGEKEWMGRGATTCTTCDGPLFPNKDVVIIGGGNAAVEAALEMATIAKKVFIVHRRGEYRADPVTVQKMRKEKKITELLNHAPVEIKGEKFVNALVVEDATTKKRKELSVQGVFIEIGYETDSSLVAGLVETNPAGEIVVDLHCKTKTPGLFAAGDMTITPYKQTVISAGMGATAALEAYKYLTTGKN
- a CDS encoding translation initiation factor IF-2 subunit gamma; this encodes MNIGLVGHVDHGKTTLTERLSGKWTDTHSEELKRGITIRLGYADVIIRKCPTCPEPRGYTTKETCPACNGPTVPVRKISIVDAPGHESLMATMLAGATIMDGVLLLVAANETCPQPQTREHLMALTIMGIKNVIVVQNKIDLIKHDAAVKNYQEIKAFLKGTPFENAPILPVSAKHNVNIDVLLHHIITVLTVPKRDETKEPLLYVARSFDINKPGSDPEKVVGGVLGGALAQGKLKKGEMVEIRPGRKIEKENKVIYEPLTTSISELKTGGTSVEDIKPGGSVGVMTTLDPSIVKSDALAGNVVGRPGNMPPVWYDVTLDVKLLKRVVGAKIAEEVDPLRMGEPLMLNVNAAATVGVITELSKNKCVCKLKIPVCADVGQRITISRRMANRFRLIGFGVIKG
- the ftsY gene encoding signal recognition particle-docking protein FtsY yields the protein MFGFLKDKLKDALKKFTQDVDEKSEKTIEKKEKKTEKKPATKEKAKENIKGQKKETLIKIKKEKKPQKEKPVQEEQKQALLEEITELPKEKEVAEETKETPKEEKKGFFSRLKESIFKEEKEEPTKAEEGEQEESEEEEEAESEEREEEPKESEETEEVSKEKGFFTRFKESITTTTLSDDKFEDVFSDLEIALLENNVAVEVIDKIRDDLKKSLVAQRIPRGKLEEHIQKTLKHSVSDLFDLPSIDLFARIKQKKEKPFIISFVGINGSGKTTTIAKLAHLLKKHNLTIVIAAADTFRAAAIQQLEEHGEKLGVKVIKHDYGADPAAVAFDAVKYAHAKSIDVVLIDTAGRMHSNTNLIDEMKKIVRVAKPDLKIFVGESITGNDCVEQARTFNEAISFDCIILTKADVDEKGGAALSVSYITKKPISYFGTGQKYDDLEVFDKEKVMGSIGL
- the pfdA gene encoding prefoldin subunit alpha; translation: MSKEPQSQPKLETKEETQKKFMHLKMLLQQMQQFEKQIETFDGQLTELSGVKDGLEELTTVKSGTDVFVPVSGGVFMRASVKEPEKLLVNVGANIAVAKTIPDTIKLIQDQINEIGTAKMQLAEQVQLIRHHLTGMQKELRALAQSEE
- a CDS encoding translation initiation factor IF-6, whose protein sequence is MLTKHIVVASVEGNPNIGLYGFATDTYCLLGADVPPHLVRKISAALQVPAYTIRICGTSLVGVFCAGNNNCLLVPKIAFPEEVDYLKSLGINVKVINSKLTALGNLVLCNDTGCLASTDFGADTKKEIRQALNVPLHPGTIAGLTVVGSCAVATNQGCLIHRDATEEEIKEVETLLGISCQTGTMSMASPYVRSGIIANSKGFVASDASGGPEITNADEALGYLKVNQ